GTGAAGTGATTGACTGGCAAGACCACATTTTAAATAAACCACAGTGGGCCAGATAACTATTGATATATAAGTAATTTATATCATATGGCTATTGTTTGGGGCATGAGTGGGGCATTGTCATTAAAACCAGCGTTCAAAATAGCCATCTGATCAAGGTTGTTCTCTGACATCCATTTCCCGTATACGTTGTAAATCATCTGTGCCGATGCGTGGCCCATTTGATTTGCTACAAAGTTTGGATTGGCCCCCGCACTTAATGCCCAGCATGCAAATGTATGACGAGATTCGTATGCTTTTCTGTGCCTAATCCTGGCCTTCTTTAACATGGTATTCCATGCTGTTCCAATTGACCCAGGGGAGTACCAATGACCACCATTGCCATTTCTGGCTGAAATCTTTGGACAGAATACGAAAGTACACTGATCTACTCGTTCCTTGGCAAATTCCCTCAAGTTAACTGTGATGTCATGACATTCACCCAGGCGCGTCATCGCCGTCTGGTTTTTCAATGCTTCAATGGCGGGATAGGTTAGTCTGATCTCTCTATTGTCAGAGCCTGTTTTGGGAGGGGTAAAGTGGTTAATAACTGCCATATTCCTGCTGCTAGTTATAGTCCAATTTTTAGTGTCGATATCTTCCCAACTTAATGCGCATATCTCGCCGTGTCTCATTCCTGTGTTTATTGCTAAAATCCAGATGTTTTTCATTTTTTCTGAAGGTGAAGCAGATAAACATCGCTGATACTCACTTTTTGTCAGCGGGTGCAATTGTGAAGATCGTAGAAGATCTCCACAAATTGGGCTACCTCGAGCGCACGCGCCACACCTAACCCTGAAACAGTGCATTGACCGAATCAGGTGGTGCCGTGAAATATTCAAGGCAAGAATGTTTTACTCCTTGGTTAGAGAAATGGGGGTGGAAAATCTACAAAATGCAGCATTACATGAAATATATTTTCATAAGCTATTGGTTTTAAGTTTTGAAAGTGTATATTTCATTTAAGCTCGGACGTCAAAGGTGAAGAGCGGTGATGTAGTCGAGTCACCAATAAAACATTCAAGGCCCAGTCCTAACCGGTTGGGCTTTTTGCATTTCTACATTCGCATGGGTACTGGGTTGGGGAATCCAATCGTTGTGAAACAGTAACCAGCCGAATGTGGTGAATAGAACAATTAAAGATTGCATATTGCGACATATTGTTGCATATTATCTGTGCGCATATCGCCAGCGTATGCGTTTCACGTCGCATGAAATACAAATCCTGAGAGAGGTTCGCACAATGGCTACCAGTATTCGTTTAGACGACGACTTTGTTAGCGACGTAAAGGTTCATGCTGATGCTGCAAGTCGCAGTGTTCCAAAGCAGATTGAACATTGGGCAAAGATAGGGCGTATAGCCGAAGATAACCCTGACTTGCCTTACAGTTTAATTCTTGAATCTCTACTGGCGCAAAGCGAGGTCGATAACCACAAGGTTACGCGCTATGTCAGAAGAACAGCACGAAAGTGAGATTGACGTTTATGAAACTCGTCGATTCACAAAGGCATTAGCAAAACTACCAGAGGCTCACTTGGTGGTGGTGGAAGATGAAATCGAAAAGATTATCAAAAATCCCATTATAGGTGAGCAGAAAAAGGGGGATCTCAGTTATCTCCGCGTCCATAAGTTTCAGCTTAATAACCAGCTTATTTTGCTGGGATATAGCTGGTTAGAAGATAAAATCGAGCTTTACTTACTAAGTTTAGGTTCGCACGAAAACTTCTTTCAGGAACAAAAGCAGCAACGTAAAGCCGATCTCAAGTTAATTAGCTAGTCGGCATAAAATTTTAAGGCTTACTTCGGTGGGCCTTTTTTATTTAGCTCTGCCGCCAGCGCCAATCACCCTCAAACAAACTCCGTGTCTGAATGGATCACGGCGGCAGGGCTATTCCCAAAACCAGATGAGCTATTCTCGGATACAACCGGATGGATATTAATGAATGGTCCCCGACCATTCGCCGTTATTCTATGCTAGTAATAACGACGAATGGTTAGCTGGCCCCGCGCCGCAAGTTGTGACACAGATGATTATTGAAACCACGTAAAAACAAATCGCTATTTTATCTCATGCATCGGACATAATTGGCGCTATTACAGATGAGATCGAGGGGCTGGAGGATAGCGAAAAAGATATTCCGGTAAAATTGCGTTCTGACTTGAAAACGTGGAAACAATATCGAGTGAAGGTGAAAAATATCGATGCTTCACTTACGCCTGATGCTGTTTTAACAGAAGTATAAAATACAAAACCGGGCTTAATTACCCGGTGGTTAAACGTTAGCTAAAAATGTCAGATATCACTCTTCGCGATGTTTAATCTTTTATTTCTGTTTAGTTACTGTGAATTTATCACTACATTTTTGCACAGCCCAGAATATTATAGCGCCGACCACGAAGAAGCCGATAGCAACACCCCAGGCGGTAATCCCTTCATAGAAGGCATAAGCAATCATAAATCCTATAGCCATTATGAACGTAACAATAACGCCAATCATATCGAAGATGAATCGCAAAAAACCATTAATAACTTTTGATTTCATCTGCAAAATGCCTCAACGCTATAGGGTTATTTTTTGCCAATTTACTGAGTTTAATAAATCGCTCGAATGGCTTCTCAAAAAGAAAGAACAACATATCGTAGTCATCCGGTTTTAATTTATTAAAAAGCGATGGGTTTTCTCGGGCTAATGTCCGTGATGCTTCACTGGCGCGAGAGGCGATCCCTTGTAGCATAACTATGGAAACCATCGCGGTGGTACCCAGTCTAAAACTCAGTGTTACCGCAGAACTGGCCGCTAAGCCACTAACGACTCGTCCACTGATATAACCTGATATCAATGTTTGTGCCGCCATACGCGTGATTTTACCGGTGGCACCATAGATAAGCTCTTGATGTAATTGTTGAATGGTTTCATCCGGTAAACGGCTGAGGGTATCATGAATGATGATATCTGCTATTTTAGCGATAATAAATCGATCGCGGATGAGATTACTGAAGGCATTAAGAAAACGCTTATCATCAGTCATATTACGTTGTTGATAATATCGTCCGCCATCGGAAAGATTTAAATCTTGAAAGGTTCGCTCAACCCCCAAATATAAATCCATGGGGATAGACTTGATTCCCTCAGCCATGGCCTTAATAAATCTTGATGAATCCATAACTTTTCCTTGTTATTGCCCTATATATTCCTGTCCAAGCATATTGGATTTGGATGATTACTCCAAACTATTAAGGTGAGCAAAATTCTGAAAATAGGGGGGCACTTCGGGAATCCAGGTGTTATTCATCTTCACTTAGATTGAGCAGAAGGACTCGGGTACCAAGAGTAACGTTGTATTTGCCAACCAAATCACTGTTGAATACTAATTCAGAAGCAAAAATTCAAGGTTCAGTATACGAGACGAACGGGTAGGCATTTTTCTTGAGGTGGTAATTGCTGAATGGGGCAAAAAATTACCGCAAAACAACTCAAAGCAACATGCGAAGTGAGTCAGTTTGCGGTAATGCATTGCTAAAACCTTAGATTCCACCTACGCCAACGTGTTACCTTAACCTGTGGTGGCTTATCTTGAATAAACCACAGTGGGCCAGATAACTCGTCACTATCATCAATCTAGATATGACATAATAACGCCGAAATTTAACCAAGAAACTTAAAAAATGAAATATTCTACTTTAGCCGCTGTTATCATCGGCATCTCCGCTACTTTAGGTAGTGTTTCACACCAGGTTCAGGCTGCTGGGGCTTCATTAATTAATCTTGATTGCGAATTGAAAGAGGGCGGTAGCCTTTCTGCTGTATTGGATGGGCCTAATCAGCAATTGACCATTGATAAGTCAGTTTTTCAATTTGTTAAAGTTAATCCGGAAGGTCAGGGTGAGTCATTAATCTTCCAGAAGACAAATAACCAAGAACAGGTTATTGCCGCTCTTAATATCTCTGCAATACCAATC
The sequence above is drawn from the Yersinia enterocolitica subsp. enterocolitica genome and encodes:
- a CDS encoding TA system antitoxin ParD family protein codes for the protein MATSIRLDDDFVSDVKVHADAASRSVPKQIEHWAKIGRIAEDNPDLPYSLILESLLAQSEVDNHKVTRYVRRTARK
- a CDS encoding type II toxin-antitoxin system RelE/ParE family toxin, whose translation is MSEEQHESEIDVYETRRFTKALAKLPEAHLVVVEDEIEKIIKNPIIGEQKKGDLSYLRVHKFQLNNQLILLGYSWLEDKIELYLLSLGSHENFFQEQKQQRKADLKLIS